The Alphaproteobacteria bacterium genome includes the window ATTTTAAAGGTGTCCGTGCGCGTGCGGAACAAAGCGAGTGCGCCGCCGCTATCACCGGCGGCCTGCGCCGCCATAATACGTGCATTGAAGTACGATGATGCTAAATCAGCAGGTCCTGATGGCTCATAGGTGCGGCTAAGTGCGGCGACGCGCAGCACATCATTTAAAATGCTATTGCTTGATCCGGCATTCACGCGCTGCGTCGCATTGGTCAATACCGCAATGGCGTCATGATAGGTCAGCGTGCGCCATGCATCCATCGGCAAGCTGCCGCTACGTTCATCGAGCACGCCATAATAAGTAAGCACAGGCGCAGCTAGTTCGCCGCGCTCGACTTTTTCTTCTCTGGTCGGTGCCGCAATAATGGTGGGCGCCATAAGGGGCGCGGATGCAACGGGCGGCGCCGCAATCGGCGCAGGTGTCGTTAGCGGCGAAGTCCCCATCGGTCCTGTTGTAATCACGGCTGGCGGCGTACGTATGATGGGCGGTGGCTCCACTAACTCACTTTCATCCACCTCTTCGCCTTCTTCGTTGTGATTAACCTCATTCTGATAGATCAAATCTTGCGGGCCGCCCCCGTTACGCGCCGCCGCATGAAGCGAACTGGCGAAAAGTGCACACAGCAATACAAGAAAGAAGCGAAGTATCATGAAACCTGAAACTGAAGCGCTGGGGGTGGTAATGGGAATTCGGTTCTCTTATACTAGCACAAGGGTTAAAAATTATGGCAAGCCTATTGGTACTGAAAGATGAATAAAACGATTGTTCCAAAAACCATCGTTCTGGTGGGAATGATGGGCTCGGGCAAAACGGCTCTGGGGCGGCAATTGGCGCTGCGCCTTAATTTGCCGTTTATCGACAGCGATAGCGAAATCGAAAAAGCCACTGGCATGCGCATTGCCCATATTTTCGAAGAACAGGGCGAAGCGGCCTTTCGTGAGATTGAACGCATCAAAATTGCCAAATTATTGGCGGGGGAACCGTGCGTGCTATCAACGGGCGGCGGGGCGGTATTAAACGCTGACACCCGTAAATTAATCGCCCAAACCAGCATTGCCATATGGCTGAAAGCGCGCCTTGAAACCCTGCTGGCGCGCGTTGCCAAGGATAAAAACCGCCCGCTGTTAAAAACCGAAGACCCCGCAACCCGCATGCAACAATTATTGGAAAGTCGCACCCCCTTATATAGTGAGGCACCCATTCACATCGAAACCGATGTAAAAAGCTTTGAAGAAACGGTTGAAGCCATGCTTAATGCCGTGCAAAATCACCCTGCCAATACAGGAACCCCTTCATGAGCCTACTTTCCAATATTCTGCACCCAGATCAGCAAGCGATTAATGTCAATCTCGGCAATCGCAGCTACCCGATTTATGTCGGCGGCGGATTATTGGCCGAAGCCCCGTTCATGATACGCGATACATTTAACACGCCGCGCTGCATTATTATTACCGATAGCCATCTTTCCAAAATCTATGCTGAAAAGTTTCATGCCGGTATGGTTCGCGCCGGCGTGTGCAAAGATGATCCGTTGATTATTCCTGCGGGTGAACAGGCGAAAACTTTTTCGTATCTGTCCTTTATCCTTGACCATCTGTTCCAAAAAAATGTCGATCGTAAAACCATGCTGGTGGCACTGGGCGGCGGCGTGATGGGCGATTTGGTTGGCTTTGCGGCATCCATCGCCATGCGCGGTCTTGATTTCATTCAAATTCCAACAACACTGTTGGCGCAAGTCGATAGTTCAGTGGGCGGTAAAACCGCCATTAATTCGCCGCGTGGCAAAAATCTGATTGGCACATTTCATCAGCCCCGCATGGTGATTGCCGATGTGGATACGTTGAAAACATTGCCTACGCGCGAACTACGTGCTGGCTATGCTGAAATTGTTAAATACGGCTTGATTAGCAGCCCTGAATTTTATGATTGGCTGGAATCCAAGGGTCATAATTTATTGGCGGGCCGTCCTGAAAAACAAATCCGCGCGATTAAAACCTGCTGCGAGATGAAGGCCGCGATTGTCGCCGAAGACGAAAAGGAATCTACTGGCAAACGCGCATTGTTGAATTTCGGCCACACCTTTGGTCACGCATTTGAATTGATGG containing:
- the aroB gene encoding 3-dehydroquinate synthase; its protein translation is MSLLSNILHPDQQAINVNLGNRSYPIYVGGGLLAEAPFMIRDTFNTPRCIIITDSHLSKIYAEKFHAGMVRAGVCKDDPLIIPAGEQAKTFSYLSFILDHLFQKNVDRKTMLVALGGGVMGDLVGFAASIAMRGLDFIQIPTTLLAQVDSSVGGKTAINSPRGKNLIGTFHQPRMVIADVDTLKTLPTRELRAGYAEIVKYGLISSPEFYDWLESKGHNLLAGRPEKQIRAIKTCCEMKAAIVAEDEKESTGKRALLNFGHTFGHAFELMANYDASLLHGEAVAIGMAKAFELSTRLGICPERDTLRVKEHLAAVNLPISLKGRNWNSDSILA
- a CDS encoding shikimate kinase; its protein translation is MNKTIVPKTIVLVGMMGSGKTALGRQLALRLNLPFIDSDSEIEKATGMRIAHIFEEQGEAAFREIERIKIAKLLAGEPCVLSTGGGAVLNADTRKLIAQTSIAIWLKARLETLLARVAKDKNRPLLKTEDPATRMQQLLESRTPLYSEAPIHIETDVKSFEETVEAMLNAVQNHPANTGTPS